A segment of the Candidatus Methylomirabilota bacterium genome:
GGACGGTCCGCGGGTCCAGCACCTCCACCGAGTGCACCGGATCGTAGAACGCCCGCATCCCCGACTTGGTGGCCGGATCCTTCAGCCGGTCGATGCTGAACTTCACCGCCGCCGCGTCCACCGGGGTGCCGTCGTGGAACAGGACGCTGGGCCGGAGCTTGAAGGTGTAGGTCAGGTAGTCCGAGGAGACTTGCCAGGACTCCGCCGCGTCACCCACGAACTTGCCGTCGGGAGTGATGTTGACGAGGCCGCACCCGACGTTCATGGCGACCCACATCATCTCGTAGCCGGGGGCGGTGTGGAAATCGAGGTTGGAGATCTCGTTGCCGTAGCTGACCCGGAGCGTGCCCCCGCGCTTTGGCGTCTGGGCCAGCGCCGTGCCGGACACGAGAACGAGCGAGACGATCAGAGCGATCAGGGCGAGCGGGAAGGGTCGGCGATTCATCGGCATGACTCCTTCCGGCGACCGGGTGTCGCCGTGCGGGCAAGATAGGTCGTTACATGAGATCACTGCATGGGGTCGGGACTCCTCCTGTTGGACACGCGTCGGATCACGTCAGGCTTGCTCCCGGGGTCCGCGGGACAGCGGACGGGGAATCGGGACGTTGCGGGAGTGTGCCCCCGTTGCCGGGCGCTTTGCAACTGAATTTTCAGGTCACGCGGGGATCGAGCGCGTCCCGGAGCCGGTCACCGACCAGGTTGATGGCCAGCACGGTCAGCAGGATGGCCAGGCCGGGGAAGGTCGGCAGCCACCAGGCCACGCTCACGAAATCGCGGCCGAGGGCGATCATCTGTCCCCAGGTGGGGTAGACGTTCCCGGTCCCTACCCCGAGGAACGAGAGCGCGGCCTCCTGCAGGATGGCCTGCGCGACCTGCAGGGTGGACATGACGATGATCGAGGAGAACGTGTTCGGGAGGAGGTGCCGGAGCAAGGTCCGGACGGGGCTCGCGCCGATCGCCCGCGCGGCCTCCACGAAGTCCTTCTCGCGGAGGGCGAGCACTTCCGCCCGCACCACGCGGGTGTAGCGCTCCCAGCCGGTGAGCCCGAGGACCACGATGATGGTCGCCAGGCTGGGGCCGAGCGCGGCCACGAAGGCCAGGGCGAGCAGCAGCTGGGGAAACGACAGCGTCACGTCCACCACCGTCATGATGGCCGTGTCGACTCGCCCCTGCAGGAAGCCGCTCAGCAGACCGAGGGTCACCCCGACGGTGAGGCTCACCAGCACCGCCGCGATGCCGACTATCAGCGACACGCGGGCCCCGTAGACGATGCGGCTCAGGATGTCGCGGCCGACCTGATCGGTGCCGAGCGGATAGGCGGCGTTGCCGGCCGGCGCCCACACCGGCGGGGTGAAGCGCCGGATCAGGCTCTGGCGGGCCGGGTCCTGGGGGGCCACGTAGGGGGCGAAGATGGCCGCGCCCACCACCACCACGAGCACCAGCGCGCCCGCGATGGCGGCCGGGTTGCGCGCGAACTTGCGCCAGACCCGGGACCGCTCCGTCGCCCGTTCGGCCCGGTCGCGGGCGTCCAGCGGCGAGGCGAGCGTTCGGATGGCCACCGCGGGCCTCAGCGCACCCGGATCTGCGGGTTGAGGTAGATGTACAGCACGTCCACCACGAAGTTGACGAGCACGATGATGAGGGCGAGCAGGAACACGCCGGCCTGCACGATGGGAAAGTCGAGCTGGCGGATCGCGCCGACGATCAGCCGGCCCACGCCGGGCACCGCGAACACCGTCTCGGTGATCACCGCGCCGCCCAGCAGCAGGCCGAACTGCAGCCCGGCCACCGTCACCAGCGGCAGGGCCGCGTTGGTGAGCGCGTGGCGGCAGATCACGAGCCACTCCGAGACGCCCTTGGCCCGCGCGGTCCGCACGTAGTCCAGGTTGATGACCTCGAGCATGCTCGAGCGGACGATGCGGAGGAGCAGCGGGGTGGAGAAGGTGGCGAGGGTCGCGGCGGGCAGCACGAGCGCGGCCCAGCTCTCCCAGCCCGAGACCGGCAGCCAGCGAAGCTGGACCGCGAAGAGCAGGATCAGCATGATGCCGGTCCAGAACACGGGCATGGACGTGCCGAGGAACACGAGCAGCGTGGCCCCGTGATCGACGACCGAGTTGCGGCGGACCGCGCTCACGATGCCGATCGGCAGGGCCAGGCCGAGCGACAGGGCCATGGCCAGCACGGTCAGCAGCAGCGTGGTGGGCATCCGCTGCATCACCAGCGGCAGGGCCGGCTCGCGGTGGAAGAACGACTGGCCGAAGTCGCCGCGCGCGATGTTGCGCACGAAGCGCGCGAACTGCACGGGCAGCGGATCGTTGAAGCCCATGGCCTGCCGGAGCACCGCCCGGTCAGACTCGGGGGCCTCCGGCATCATGAGCGACACCGGGTCGCCGCTCACCTGCAGGATCGAGAAGGTGACGACCGACACGCCCACCAGCACGACCACCAGGCGGATGAGCCGGCGCGTCAGCAGGCTCAGCACGCCCGGGGCCTCACGCGATCAACGCGCGCGGGTCCTCCCGCGTCAGCGGGCCGCGGGCTTGGCGTCGTAGAGCCAGAGCCACTCGTCCGGCCGGGCCGCGTACTGCACCTTCTTGGAGATGCCGAGCGTGTCGTACTGCGTCCACAGGAAGATGGTCGGCGCCTCCTCGCGGATCAGCTGCTGGATCTGCGAGTAGATCCGCTTGCGCTTGGGCTGGTCCACGCTCGAGCGCGCCTCGTCGATGAGCCGGTCCAGGCCCTCCACGCGGGTGTACCACTTGCCGATCCAACCGCCCTGCTCGGTGTGATAGAGCGGGTGCAGCACCGCGTCGGCGTCGAAGACCGAGTAGTTGCCCCAGGTGCCGTAGAGGCCGTTGGTGGCCTTGCCTTCGGTCTGGAAGAACTTGTTCCACGCCGGGCCCGGATCCCACGCGCGCGGGGTCGTGCGGATGCCGACCTCGGTGAGCATCTGGGCCATGGCCTCGAACGACGGACGGTCCGCGACCGAGGCGCTGTGCAGCGTGATGTCGACCCCGTTCGGGTAGCCGGCCTGGGTGAGCAATTCCTTGGCCTTCTTCGGATCGTACGGATACGGCTTCACCTCGGGATCGAACCCGAAGGCCAGCGGCTGCACGACGGTGGCCACCTGGGTGCCGAGCCCGGCCATCAGCTTCTGGATGACGGTGGTCTTGTCGATCGCATAGTTGGCGGCCTGGCGCGCCGCCTTCTTGTCGAATGGCGCGGTGCGCATGTCCATGTTCACGTAGTGCACGCGCAGGATAGGGGTGGAGGAGATGTAGGCCTGGGGGTGGTTCTTCAGCTCGGGCACGATGTCCGCCGAGACGTTGCGGATGATGTCGACGCCGCCGGTCTTGATCTCGGCCACCTGGGTCGCGTTCTCGGGGATGGCGCGAAAGATCAGATGCTTGAACGGGGGTTTGCCGCGCCAGTGCTGATCGAACGCCTCGAGGCGAATCAGTTGATCCCGCTTCCACTCCACGAACTTCCAGGGGCCGGTGCCGACCGGGGAGGTCGTCCCGAAGGCCTGGTCGCCCACCGCCTCCACGTGCTTCTTGTTGACGATGGGGAAGAACACCAGCCGCTCCAGCAGGAGCGGGAACGGCTTGTCGGTGATGATGTGCACCGTCTCCGCGTCGATCACGCGCACTTCCTTGATCGCGCGGACGTTGCCGTACTGGGGCGACTTCTTGGCCGGGTCGATGACCCGGTCGAAGGAGTACTTCACGTCCGCCGGGGTCATGATCTCCCCGTTGTGGAAGCGCACGCCCTTGCGGATCTTGAACTCCCACTGGGTGTCCGAGAGCGCCTTCCACGAGGTGGCCAGCGACGGCTCGAACTCGAGCTTGGTGCTCCGGTGTAGGAGCGAGTCGAACATGTTGATGTTGACCAGGATGCCGACGCGCTCGAAGTGCATGTGGGGGTCGAGCGTGGGGGCGTGGGAGACCAGGCCGACGACCAGGGTGTCCTTGGCCTGCGCGGACACCGCGACGGGAATCGCGGCCAGCATCAGGGTTGCCAGGACGAGGACAGCCAGTGGGGCGCATCGCTTCATGAGGAGCTCCTCGGAGAAACCAGCGGTGACCTCAAAGGTGGCGGATGTATACCACACCCGCCCCCCCGACGACAAGCTGGGGTCAGGTCTTGCAATACGACATTTTGCCGGCGCAGTGAGACGCCGCGAGGCCAGAAAATGTCGTATTGCAAGACCTGACCCCGTCAGAAGGCGCGGTCGAGGGCCTGGGCGAGGTCGGCGATGAGGTCGTCGGCGTCCTCGATGCCCACCGCGTAGCGGATCAGGTTGTCCTTGATCCCGATCTCGAGGCGCTCCTCGCTCGTGAGCTCGTAGAAGCTCATGATCGCCGGCTGCTCGATGAGGGTCTCCACCCCGCCCAGCGAGGCCGCGATGTACGGAATCGTGCACGCGTCCACCACGCGCGACGCCGCGTCCAGATCCCCCGCGATTTCGAAGGACACCACGCCGCCGAAGCCGCGCATCTGCTTGCGCGCGATGGCGTGCTCCGGGTGGCCCGGCAGGCCCGCGTAGTGCACCGCGGCGATCCGCGGGTGGCCGACCAGGAACTCGGCCACCGCCTGCGCGTTGGCGTTCTGGCGCTCCATGCGCAGCGCGAAGGTCTTGAGCCCGCGCACCAGCAGGTAGGCGGCAAACGGATCGACGGTCGCCCCGGTGATGCCCTGCAGCCCGCGGATACCGGCCACCAGCTCGGCCGAGCCCAGCACCGCGCCGGCCAGCAGGTCGTTGTGGCCGCCCAGGTACTTGGTGGCGGAGTGCACCACCACGTCCACGCCCCACTCGAGCGGCCGCTGGTTGTAGGGCGTCGCGAAGGTGGCGTCGATCACCGTCTTCACCCGGTGGCTCCGGCCGATGGCCGCGAAGCGCTCCAGGTCGAGGATGCGGTTGTAGGGATTGGTCGGCGACTCGCTCACGAGCACGCGGGTGGTGGGCTTGATCGCGTCCTCGAGCGCCTCGTAGTCGCCCGCGGGCACCGTGGAGACCTCGATGCCGTAGCGCGACAGCGTCTGGTTGAGGAACTGGCGGGTGCGCCGGTAGCTGTCGTCGGTGACCACCACGTGGGTGCCGCGCGACAGCATCGCGAACAGCGCGGTGGTCATCGCGCCCATGCCGCTGGCGAAGAGCAGGCAGTCCCCCGCCCGTTCGAGCGCGGCCAGCTTCGCCTCGGCGATGCGCTGGGTGGGATTGCCGTAGCGCCCGTACTCGACGCGCTCGATCTTGCCGTCGAAGTGGTCCTTCAGCTCCTGGGTGTTGGCGAAGGTGTAGGTCGCGGTCTGCACGATCGGGGTGGCGAGGGCGTGGGCCGGCTTGGGCCGCACCTCGCCCCCGTGCACCGCCAGCGTGCTGGGGCCGACCGGCTTGCGCGCCGGATCCGCCGACCCGGGCCGCTCGGGCTCGAGAGGCGCGGCCATCAGCTCAGGAGCGCGCGCGCCTTCTCGACGTGGCGCGCGATGGCCCGCGCCACGCGCTTGGCGTCCGCGGGCAGCTCGACGGGCTTGTTGCGATGGGCGGGCTTGATGCCTTCGAGGGTTCCCATGTGATAGGCCGCCTTCTGGTCGGCGAACTTGAGTCCATTCGCGGTCGAGAGCACCACCACCCGTTCGCTCGAGCGGACGACCTTGCGGTCCACCAGCTTGCGCAGCGCGGCCAGCGCCACGCCGGTGTGGGGGCAGTTGAACATGCCGGTACGGTCGGCGCGGGCCGCCTCGTCGGCCAGCTCCTGCTCGCTGGCCTGCTCGACGACGCCGTTGAAGCGTTGCAGCGTACGAATCGCGCGCTTGACCGACACCGGGTTGCCGATCTGGATCGCGGTGGCCAGGGTCGGCTGCGCGGTGACCGGCTCGAAGTGCTTGAAGTCGTCCTGGAACGAGCGGTAGAGCGGGTTGGCCCGCTCGGCCTGGGCCAGGCAGATCCGGGGGAGCCGGTTCACGAGCCCGAGGTCCTGCATCATGATGAAGCCCTGCCCGAGGGCGTGCACGTTGCCGAGGTTGCCGCCCGGGATCACGATCCAGTCCGGCACCTCCCAGTCGAACTGCTGCACGATCTCGATGGCCACCGTCTTCTGCCCCTCGATGCGCAGGCTGTTCATCGAGTTGGCCAGGTAGATCCGCTTCTCCTTGGTGATCTCCTGCACGATGGCCATGCAGCCGTCGAAGTCGGTGTCGAGCGAAAGGACGAGCGCCCCGTTGGCGAGGGGTTGCACGAGCTGGGCGATCGACACCCGGTCCTTGGGCAGGAGCACGACCGCGGGGATGCCGGCGGCCGCGCAGTAGGCGCCGAGGGCGGCGGAGGTGTCGCCGGTGGAGGCGCACGCCACCGCGTCGATCGGCGCGCCGCTCACCATCATCTCCTTCACCACCGAGACCAGCACCGTCATGCCCAGGTCCTTGAAAGACCCGGTGTGGGAGTTGCCGCACTGCTTGATCCAGAGATCCTCGACGCGCAGCTGCTTGCCGTAGCGGTCTGCCCACAGGAGGTTCGAGTTGCCCTCGTACATCGACACGATGTTCTGGTTGTCGATGAACGGCACGACCCATTCCTTCTTGCCCCAGACGCCGGAGCCGTAGGGATAGATGTTGCGCCGGTAGCGGTCGTCGAAGAGCTGGATCCACGCCGCGGCCGAGCGCGCGCGCAGCGCGTCCACGTCGTGCTGCACCTCGAGCAGGTCGCCGCAGGTCGGGCATCGGTAGATGACCTCGCGCAGGTCGAACTCGCCGGGGCAGCCGTTGATGCAGGAGAACCACGCGTTGTATGCCATGCCGGCCCCAGTATAGCCCCGGCGGTCAGTCCCGGAAGCGGGGCATGACCTCGCGCGCGAACAGCTCCATGGAGCGACGGATGCGGGCCTGCGGCAGCCCGCCGAAGTTCATCCAGCAGAGCATGTGGCCCACGCCCATGTCGCGCATGGCCTGGATGTGCCGGGCCACCGTGTCGGGCGAGCCGAAGGCCAGCGTCTCGGCCACCAGACCCTCCCACGTGACCTTCCGGAACCGCTCGGCGGCGGCCCGGAACCCGGGCTGCAGGCTCGGGTGCGCGTCCTCGATGCGCTCGGGCACCTGGAAGCGGCGCAGCGAGTCCTGGTACCACATCTCGGCGTCCTTGGCCTCGGCCAGCGCCTGCGCGTCGGTGTCGGCCACGTAGATCTGGCGCGAGACGCCCCAGTCGGCCATCAGCCCCGCGATCTCGGCCTCGGTGCGGCCGTGCTTGCGCAGCGCGGTGAGGTAGCTGTCGCGGCGCTTGACCAGCTGGTCCACCGGGCCGGTGAGCAGCGAGTTCAGCATGGGCCAGCCGCGGGCCGCCGAGGACTCGATGCCGTCGTCGCTGCCGCACACCTGATAGATGGGCGGGTGCGGCCGCTGCCAGGGCTTGGGGATCAGCCGCGCCTCGCCGATGGTGAAGAAGCGCCCCTCGTGGGAGAAGCGCTCCTCGGTCCAGGCCCGGAGCATGACGTCGACCGCCTCGTCGAAGCGCTCCCGGTTCTCCTGCTGGGGCACGTGGTAGCCGCGAAACTCGGCCGGCCGGTTGCCGCGCCCGACCCCGACGTCGAGCCGGCCCTTCGAGATGATGTCGATCAGGGCGAGCTGCTCGGCCAGCCGCAGCGGGTGATGGAACGGCAGGATCGCGGCGGCCAGGCCGATACGTACCCGGCGCGTGCGGGCGGCCGCGGTGGCGGCCAGGCTCGCCGGATCCACCGCCAGACCGTAGTCGATGAAGTGGTGCTCGGTGAGCCAGATCTGATCGAAGCCCAGCTCCTCCGTCCACTCCATCTGCTCGAGCTCGCGGTGGACGACGTCGGCGTGGGTGAGCCCGGGCGCGGCCTGAAGGAAGAAGAAGGTTCCGAAGCGCATGGGCGTGATTATAATCGGCAAGCGATACCCATGGAGACCAGAGTCGACGAGATCGCGGAGCGGATCTACCGGGTGTCGACGTTCCTGCCCGCGGTGGGACCCAGGGGCTTCACGTTCAACCAGTTCCTGGTCGACGCCGAGGAGCCCCTGCTCTTCCACTGCGGCCAGCGGTCCCTGTTCCCGTCGGTGTCGCAGGCCGTGGCGACGATCATGGACCTCCGCCGGCTGCGCTGGATCGCCTTCAGCCACATCGAGGCCGACGAGTGCGGCGCCCTCGACGAATGGCTCGCGGCGGCGCCCGGGGCCACCGTCACCCACGGGGCCATCGGCTGCGCGATCTGGCTGAACGATCAGGCTCCGCGCCCGCCGCGGGCCCTGGCCGACGGCGAGGTCCTCGACCTGGGCGGCCGCCGGGTGCGGCGCCTCGACACGCCGCACGTGCCCCACTGCTGGGACGCGGGCCTGCTCCACGAGGAGACGACCGGCACCCTGTTCACGAGCGATCTGTTCACTCACGTCGGGAACCCGCCCGCGCTCACCGACGCCGACATCCTGGAGCCGGCGATGACCGCCGAGCACCACTTCCACTACACCGCGGTGACGCCGCAGACCGGCGCCACCATCCGGCGCCTCGCGCGGCTCGAGCCGCGCACGCTCGCGGTGATGCACGGCTCCTCCTTCTCCGGCGCCGCGGCGCCGGTGCTCGATACCCTGGCTGACTTCTACGACGACCTGCTCCGGACGAGCGGCGCGCCGGGACGCAGCTAGGCCACGAGTCCCCGCCGCCTACTTCTGGTCGCGCTGGTCCTCGCGGCGGCCGCCGCGACCACGCTGAGCTTCTGGCGGCGGCCGGACCGCGCCCTCCGCGTGGCGACCGGGCTGGTGAGCCACACGCTCTGCTCGGACGCGTTCGTCTCGGGCCTCGATCCCGACCAGGTCGCCGCCGAGATGCTGCCCGGCATGCCGGGGATCCGTAGCCTCTTGCCCCTGCTGCGGCCCCACGTGGACCGGACCCGCCGGGAAGTCAGCGCGTCGGTGGCCGGGCTCTTCACGAGCCGAGCCGTGTACCGCCCGGGGATCGGGTGCACGCTGGTGTTCCCGGGCTACGCCGACGCCGCCGCGGCCCCGGCGGCGCCCGTGGCCCCCGACATCGAGCCCCGCCTCGGCGCGATCGCCGGCCCGGGCGTGGTGGAGCCCGCCGACGACCGGCTGCGGCGCGCGCTCGATCGGGCCTTCGCGGATCCGCCGGACGGCCACGTCCAGGGCACCCGGGCGGTGGTGGTGGTGCACGCCGACCGGATCGTGGCGGAGCGCTACGCGGCGGGCTACGGCATCGACACGCCGTTGCTCGGATGGTCGATGACCAAGTCGGTGATGAATGCGCTGGTCGGCATCCTGGTGCGGCGGGGCCGCCTGTCGCTCACCGGCCCGGCGCCGGTCCCGGCGTGGCGCGATCCGGCCGACCCGCGCCACGCGATCACGGTCGAGCAGTTGCTGCGCATGACGAGCGGCCTGGCGCTCGACGACATCAACAACGGCTTCGATCCGTCCTCGCGCATGCTCTACACCGAGCCCGACATGGCCGCCTACGCGGAGCGGTTCACGCTGGTGGCGCGGCCCGGCCGCCGGTATCACTACAGCAACCTCAGCACGCTGATCCTGTCCCGCATCGTCCGCGACGCGGTCGGCGGCCGCCCCGAGGACGTCCTGCGCTTCGCGGGCCGTGAGCTGTTCGGCCCGCTCGGCATGCGGGGGGTGACGCTCGAGTTCGATATGGCCGGCACGCCGGTCGGCTCCACGTACGGCTACGCCACCGGCCGGGACTGGGCGCGCCTCGGCCTGCTCTATCTGCGCGACGGCGTCGTCGGGGACGCGCGGATCCTGCCCGAGGGCTGGGTCGAGTGGTCGGCGAAGTGGACGCCGGGATCGCGCGACGGCTACGCGGCCGGCTTCTTCACCAACCGCGGCGCGAGCGATGGCGGCATCCGCCGCATCCTCGACGGCATGCCGCCCGACGCCTTCTACGCGGCCGGCACCCAGGGCCAGCGGCTGGTGATCGTGCCGTCCGCGCGCCTGGTGGTGGTCCGGCTGGGCCGCACCCGGGAGTGGGACGCCTTCGACAAGCGCGCGATCACCCGGCTCGTCGCGGAGGCGAAGGCCGCGCTCGCCCCCTGACCACGGTCAGGGATCGCGCGGACGCGGTCCCGCGCCACGCGGCGGCACCGCTCCGACACGCGCCGCCGCGCCGGGCTTAGAACTGCACGGGCGCCGGCGGCATCTTGCCGGCGGCGTAGAGGGCGGGCAGCTCCGGCGAGGCGTTCTCCCACACCAGGAGCATCGAGCGCTTGGGCGAGAAGCCGCGGTGCCGAATGTCGGCGGGCATGGCGGCCACGTCGCCCGCCTTCATGGTGACGCGCGCGCGCACCACGCCGGTGTCGCGGTCCTCCACCTCCCACTGGATCTCGTCGGTGAGCTGCACGAACCACTCCACGCGGTCGTTGCCGTGGATGATCGGCAGGATGTACTCCTCGGTGGTCGGGCAGTAGAGGCTGTTCTTGCACACCGAGACCACCGACGGGTTCCAGGTCACGTCGGACCGCGACAGATACGCGAAGAGGTTCACCGACACCACCTCGTGCTCGAAGCCGGGCTCGGCGTGCACCTCGGGCGCGTCCTGCGGCACGTCGAGGAAGTGGCGGTTGATCGGGAAGCCGTTGTCGTCGGTGCGCACCGGCTCGTCGTCGGGCGCGCCGATCATGCGCTTGGCGGTGACGCGGTGCCGCGTGATCGCCTCCTTGTTGCTGCCGTTCTTGGGCCCGAAGGCGCTCCCCGTCTCCTCGGGCGAGGCGAACGGATCGAAGGTGGCGTTCGTCCAGTCGGCCAGCACCGCCTCGAACAGGCGGCTGATCACGTCGGTCTTGAAGTTCTCCGAGTAGTCGAGCCCGGCCTGCCGGTACTGGGCGTTGAAGCGGCCCGCGAAGAGGTCCACGGTGCCGTAGTGGTTCACCGTCCCGATGACGGTGTCGAAGTTCACGATGCCGTAGAAGAATCCCCAGGCGACGTCGCGCTGGATGGCGCGGAGGAACGCATCCACCGCCAGCAGGTGGGTGCCGTTGGGCCAGCGCATGTGCACGAAGTACTCGTCGCGGCTGAACGAGAACTTGCCCAGGGTGAAGTCCCGGTAGCCGTGCCGGTTGGGCTCGATGCTTCCCAGCTCGAGGAGCGTATCGGCGGCCATGGCGTTCTCCTCCCTCAGGCCTGGGGCCGGGGCGTGGTCTGGCAGATCTGGGCCCAGCGCTCGACCGTGTCGCGTCCCGCCAGCGTCTGCAGCAGGATCACGCTCGGGTGGCCGGCGTGGAACTGGTAGGCGGCGCCCGCGGGCAGTAGCGTCATGTGGCCGCGGCGGGCCTTGACCCGTCCCATCTTCTTGCCCCTGGGGTCGCCCGCGAGCGGGATCGAGCCCTGGCTCCCGGCCGGGACGACGGAGGCGTCGTCGGGCTTGACCAGCCGCACCTCGACCTCGCCGTCCATCACGAGCGCGAACTCGTCCTGGGCCGCGACCCGCCAGCCCGAGGTGCCCTCGGCCCGGATCGCCTCGATGACGTATTCGATGTTCTTGCCGACCGCGACCTTCTCGTAGGGCCGGGCCTTCGAGGCCACCTCGAACACGTTGGAAAAGACGTAGTTCCGTGGATCGTCCTTGATGACCTCGACCCCGCCCTTCTCAAAGTGCTGGAGCGAGCCGAAGCGAGTGGGCTGTGACGCCATGGTCGGTCTCCTTTCCGCTCCGGTCCCGGCGGCCCCGGCCGACCTCTCGGCACAGCCGGCCGAGCGTGGCCTGTTCCTCCGGGGAGAGCGCGCGCATCTCGCGCACGACGTGCTGCGCGTGGCGGGGGAAGATCCCGCCGATCAGGCGGCGGCCCTTGTCGGTGAGCGTGACC
Coding sequences within it:
- a CDS encoding ABC transporter permease: MLSLLTRRLIRLVVVLVGVSVVTFSILQVSGDPVSLMMPEAPESDRAVLRQAMGFNDPLPVQFARFVRNIARGDFGQSFFHREPALPLVMQRMPTTLLLTVLAMALSLGLALPIGIVSAVRRNSVVDHGATLLVFLGTSMPVFWTGIMLILLFAVQLRWLPVSGWESWAALVLPAATLATFSTPLLLRIVRSSMLEVINLDYVRTARAKGVSEWLVICRHALTNAALPLVTVAGLQFGLLLGGAVITETVFAVPGVGRLIVGAIRQLDFPIVQAGVFLLALIIVLVNFVVDVLYIYLNPQIRVR
- a CDS encoding ABC transporter substrate-binding protein, with amino-acid sequence MKRCAPLAVLVLATLMLAAIPVAVSAQAKDTLVVGLVSHAPTLDPHMHFERVGILVNINMFDSLLHRSTKLEFEPSLATSWKALSDTQWEFKIRKGVRFHNGEIMTPADVKYSFDRVIDPAKKSPQYGNVRAIKEVRVIDAETVHIITDKPFPLLLERLVFFPIVNKKHVEAVGDQAFGTTSPVGTGPWKFVEWKRDQLIRLEAFDQHWRGKPPFKHLIFRAIPENATQVAEIKTGGVDIIRNVSADIVPELKNHPQAYISSTPILRVHYVNMDMRTAPFDKKAARQAANYAIDKTTVIQKLMAGLGTQVATVVQPLAFGFDPEVKPYPYDPKKAKELLTQAGYPNGVDITLHSASVADRPSFEAMAQMLTEVGIRTTPRAWDPGPAWNKFFQTEGKATNGLYGTWGNYSVFDADAVLHPLYHTEQGGWIGKWYTRVEGLDRLIDEARSSVDQPKRKRIYSQIQQLIREEAPTIFLWTQYDTLGISKKVQYAARPDEWLWLYDAKPAAR
- a CDS encoding aminotransferase class I/II-fold pyridoxal phosphate-dependent enzyme, whose translation is MAAPLEPERPGSADPARKPVGPSTLAVHGGEVRPKPAHALATPIVQTATYTFANTQELKDHFDGKIERVEYGRYGNPTQRIAEAKLAALERAGDCLLFASGMGAMTTALFAMLSRGTHVVVTDDSYRRTRQFLNQTLSRYGIEVSTVPAGDYEALEDAIKPTTRVLVSESPTNPYNRILDLERFAAIGRSHRVKTVIDATFATPYNQRPLEWGVDVVVHSATKYLGGHNDLLAGAVLGSAELVAGIRGLQGITGATVDPFAAYLLVRGLKTFALRMERQNANAQAVAEFLVGHPRIAAVHYAGLPGHPEHAIARKQMRGFGGVVSFEIAGDLDAASRVVDACTIPYIAASLGGVETLIEQPAIMSFYELTSEERLEIGIKDNLIRYAVGIEDADDLIADLAQALDRAF
- a CDS encoding hydroxyquinol 1,2-dioxygenase, whose translation is MASQPTRFGSLQHFEKGGVEVIKDDPRNYVFSNVFEVASKARPYEKVAVGKNIEYVIEAIRAEGTSGWRVAAQDEFALVMDGEVEVRLVKPDDASVVPAGSQGSIPLAGDPRGKKMGRVKARRGHMTLLPAGAAYQFHAGHPSVILLQTLAGRDTVERWAQICQTTPRPQA
- a CDS encoding LLM class flavin-dependent oxidoreductase, giving the protein MRFGTFFFLQAAPGLTHADVVHRELEQMEWTEELGFDQIWLTEHHFIDYGLAVDPASLAATAAARTRRVRIGLAAAILPFHHPLRLAEQLALIDIISKGRLDVGVGRGNRPAEFRGYHVPQQENRERFDEAVDVMLRAWTEERFSHEGRFFTIGEARLIPKPWQRPHPPIYQVCGSDDGIESSAARGWPMLNSLLTGPVDQLVKRRDSYLTALRKHGRTEAEIAGLMADWGVSRQIYVADTDAQALAEAKDAEMWYQDSLRRFQVPERIEDAHPSLQPGFRAAAERFRKVTWEGLVAETLAFGSPDTVARHIQAMRDMGVGHMLCWMNFGGLPQARIRRSMELFAREVMPRFRD
- a CDS encoding MBL fold metallo-hydrolase is translated as METRVDEIAERIYRVSTFLPAVGPRGFTFNQFLVDAEEPLLFHCGQRSLFPSVSQAVATIMDLRRLRWIAFSHIEADECGALDEWLAAAPGATVTHGAIGCAIWLNDQAPRPPRALADGEVLDLGGRRVRRLDTPHVPHCWDAGLLHEETTGTLFTSDLFTHVGNPPALTDADILEPAMTAEHHFHYTAVTPQTGATIRRLARLEPRTLAVMHGSSFSGAAAPVLDTLADFYDDLLRTSGAPGRS
- a CDS encoding ABC transporter permease, producing the protein MAIRTLASPLDARDRAERATERSRVWRKFARNPAAIAGALVLVVVVGAAIFAPYVAPQDPARQSLIRRFTPPVWAPAGNAAYPLGTDQVGRDILSRIVYGARVSLIVGIAAVLVSLTVGVTLGLLSGFLQGRVDTAIMTVVDVTLSFPQLLLALAFVAALGPSLATIIVVLGLTGWERYTRVVRAEVLALREKDFVEAARAIGASPVRTLLRHLLPNTFSSIIVMSTLQVAQAILQEAALSFLGVGTGNVYPTWGQMIALGRDFVSVAWWLPTFPGLAILLTVLAINLVGDRLRDALDPRVT
- a CDS encoding hydroxyquinol 1,2-dioxygenase, giving the protein MAADTLLELGSIEPNRHGYRDFTLGKFSFSRDEYFVHMRWPNGTHLLAVDAFLRAIQRDVAWGFFYGIVNFDTVIGTVNHYGTVDLFAGRFNAQYRQAGLDYSENFKTDVISRLFEAVLADWTNATFDPFASPEETGSAFGPKNGSNKEAITRHRVTAKRMIGAPDDEPVRTDDNGFPINRHFLDVPQDAPEVHAEPGFEHEVVSVNLFAYLSRSDVTWNPSVVSVCKNSLYCPTTEEYILPIIHGNDRVEWFVQLTDEIQWEVEDRDTGVVRARVTMKAGDVAAMPADIRHRGFSPKRSMLLVWENASPELPALYAAGKMPPAPVQF
- a CDS encoding serine hydrolase → MATGLVSHTLCSDAFVSGLDPDQVAAEMLPGMPGIRSLLPLLRPHVDRTRREVSASVAGLFTSRAVYRPGIGCTLVFPGYADAAAAPAAPVAPDIEPRLGAIAGPGVVEPADDRLRRALDRAFADPPDGHVQGTRAVVVVHADRIVAERYAAGYGIDTPLLGWSMTKSVMNALVGILVRRGRLSLTGPAPVPAWRDPADPRHAITVEQLLRMTSGLALDDINNGFDPSSRMLYTEPDMAAYAERFTLVARPGRRYHYSNLSTLILSRIVRDAVGGRPEDVLRFAGRELFGPLGMRGVTLEFDMAGTPVGSTYGYATGRDWARLGLLYLRDGVVGDARILPEGWVEWSAKWTPGSRDGYAAGFFTNRGASDGGIRRILDGMPPDAFYAAGTQGQRLVIVPSARLVVVRLGRTREWDAFDKRAITRLVAEAKAALAP
- the thrC gene encoding threonine synthase, producing MAYNAWFSCINGCPGEFDLREVIYRCPTCGDLLEVQHDVDALRARSAAAWIQLFDDRYRRNIYPYGSGVWGKKEWVVPFIDNQNIVSMYEGNSNLLWADRYGKQLRVEDLWIKQCGNSHTGSFKDLGMTVLVSVVKEMMVSGAPIDAVACASTGDTSAALGAYCAAAGIPAVVLLPKDRVSIAQLVQPLANGALVLSLDTDFDGCMAIVQEITKEKRIYLANSMNSLRIEGQKTVAIEIVQQFDWEVPDWIVIPGGNLGNVHALGQGFIMMQDLGLVNRLPRICLAQAERANPLYRSFQDDFKHFEPVTAQPTLATAIQIGNPVSVKRAIRTLQRFNGVVEQASEQELADEAARADRTGMFNCPHTGVALAALRKLVDRKVVRSSERVVVLSTANGLKFADQKAAYHMGTLEGIKPAHRNKPVELPADAKRVARAIARHVEKARALLS